One window from the genome of Sphingomonas lacunae encodes:
- a CDS encoding DUF1905 domain-containing protein produces the protein MTSRPTDPELARFLREELGVDAEPLAAPQAGWQVNGIVRVWRPAGTSAGETPSAWYFLPISGEVAEVIRAATRGRTGGFGSVKVSATIGATSWQTSIFSSKDIGGYLLPLKAAVRKAEGLEEGAAVEAMLRPA, from the coding sequence ATGACCAGCCGTCCGACCGATCCCGAACTGGCCCGTTTCCTGCGGGAAGAGCTCGGCGTCGATGCGGAGCCGCTGGCCGCTCCTCAAGCCGGCTGGCAGGTCAACGGCATCGTCCGTGTCTGGCGTCCCGCCGGCACCAGCGCCGGTGAAACGCCATCCGCCTGGTATTTCCTGCCGATCAGCGGAGAGGTGGCTGAGGTGATTCGTGCTGCTACCCGTGGCCGCACCGGTGGTTTCGGGTCGGTCAAGGTCAGCGCAACTATCGGCGCAACCAGCTGGCAAACCTCGATCTTTTCCAGCAAGGATATCGGCGGCTACCTCCTCCCGCTCAAAGCCGCTGTGCGCAAGGCCGAGGGGCTGGAGGAGGGGGCCGCCGTTGAGGCCATGCTCCGTCCTGCCTGA
- a CDS encoding fumarate hydratase, which translates to MTVTIREDDLIASVADALQYISYFHPMDYIRALGKAYELEQGPAAKDAIAQILTNSRMCAEGHRPICQDTGIVTVFVKWGQDCRLDSPRSLQQVVDEGVRQAYLHPENKLRASILADPAFSRVNTRDNTPSVMHVEMVPGDKVHIDVAAKGGGSENKSKFKMMNPSDSIVDWVLEMVPQMGAGWCPPGMLGIGIGGTAEKAVLLAKQSLMAPIDMAELKTRGPQNPIEELRIELFDKVNALGIGAQGLGGLATILDIKILDWPTHAASKPVAMIPNCAATRHAHFTLDGSGPAYLERPNLDEWPKVEWAPDSKAIRVDLDTLTAEQVASWKPGDRLLLNGKMLTGRDAAHKRIADMLAKGEELPVSFKNRVIYYVGPVDPVGDEVVGPAGPTTATRMDKFSDMMLDLGLLASVGKAERGPAATQSIANHNSAYLMAVGGAAYLVAKAIEEAEVVGFADLGMEAIYEFTVKDMPVTVAVDSKGENVHVTAPMLWKKKIAEEGLLAGV; encoded by the coding sequence ATGACCGTGACCATCCGTGAGGACGACCTGATCGCCAGCGTCGCCGACGCGCTGCAGTATATCAGCTATTTTCACCCGATGGATTATATCCGGGCACTCGGCAAAGCCTATGAGCTGGAGCAGGGACCGGCGGCGAAGGATGCGATTGCCCAGATCCTGACCAACAGCCGCATGTGCGCCGAGGGGCACCGGCCCATCTGTCAGGACACCGGCATCGTCACCGTGTTCGTGAAGTGGGGGCAGGATTGCCGGCTCGATTCGCCGCGTTCCTTGCAACAGGTGGTCGATGAAGGCGTCCGCCAGGCCTATCTCCACCCCGAAAACAAGCTGCGCGCCTCGATCCTCGCCGATCCCGCGTTCAGCCGGGTCAACACCCGCGACAATACGCCGTCGGTGATGCATGTCGAAATGGTGCCGGGCGACAAGGTGCATATCGACGTCGCGGCCAAGGGCGGCGGCAGCGAGAACAAGTCGAAGTTCAAGATGATGAACCCCAGCGATTCGATCGTCGACTGGGTGCTCGAAATGGTTCCACAGATGGGTGCCGGCTGGTGCCCGCCCGGCATGCTGGGCATCGGCATCGGCGGCACGGCGGAAAAGGCGGTGCTGCTCGCCAAGCAATCGCTGATGGCCCCGATCGACATGGCCGAACTCAAGACGCGCGGGCCGCAGAACCCGATCGAGGAGCTGCGCATCGAGCTGTTCGACAAGGTCAATGCGCTGGGCATCGGCGCACAGGGTCTGGGCGGGCTCGCCACCATCCTCGACATCAAGATCCTCGACTGGCCCACGCACGCCGCATCCAAGCCGGTGGCGATGATCCCCAATTGTGCCGCGACCCGCCACGCCCACTTCACCCTCGACGGCAGCGGCCCCGCCTATCTCGAGCGGCCCAACCTCGACGAATGGCCCAAGGTCGAATGGGCGCCCGACAGCAAGGCGATCCGCGTCGATCTCGACACGCTGACCGCCGAACAGGTGGCGAGCTGGAAGCCGGGCGACCGGCTGTTGCTCAACGGCAAGATGCTGACCGGGCGCGATGCCGCGCACAAGCGCATCGCCGACATGCTGGCCAAGGGCGAGGAATTGCCGGTCAGCTTCAAGAACCGCGTCATCTATTATGTCGGCCCGGTCGATCCGGTGGGTGACGAGGTGGTCGGCCCGGCCGGCCCGACGACCGCCACCCGCATGGACAAGTTCAGCGACATGATGCTCGACCTCGGCCTGCTCGCATCGGTCGGCAAGGCCGAACGCGGCCCGGCAGCGACCCAGAGCATCGCCAACCACAACAGCGCCTATCTGATGGCGGTCGGCGGCGCGGCCTATCTCGTCGCCAAGGCGATCGAGGAAGCCGAAGTCGTAGGCTTTGCCGATCTCGGCATGGAAGCCATCTATGAGTTCACCGTCAAGGACATGCCGGTGACCGTCGCGGTCGACAGCAAGGGCGAGAATGTCCACGTCACCGCGCCGATGCTGTGGAAGAAGAAGATCGCCGAAGAGGGGCTGCTCGCGGGGGTTTGA
- a CDS encoding serine hydrolase domain-containing protein, with product MISLFALAAAAALPTSAAVNSAPAQAVAIAESAAPPAPAPEPAAAVFLSFDSTGAQQTRVARGLLYRGSERPVDADSLVRVASVSKLAVALGVMRLVDQRRLDLDADVSTYLGWQLRHPAYPERPITLAMLLSHRSGLADSIDYVLPLDADLEAELRRPEAWEAARRPGGGFRYANINYPVIAAAMEGATGERFDRLMQRLVFQPLRIDACFNWTTCSDTAVSRAVTLYRPTGEVARDDLNGQRPACPVVPARDGSCDLATYRLARNGASFSPQGGMRISMRGLARLGEVLLRDGDRFVSRRSFHRMTRLQAVAEPESEGGLYCGYGLAVHSIGPARGDAARWCRSDPFGDATPQIGHAGEAYSLRSGLFVDPVTGTGVAWFVTQQPEFNAPLGARSIYTAAEEAMFAEAGLTGPRPVQPRRR from the coding sequence ATGATCAGTCTCTTTGCCCTTGCCGCTGCTGCGGCGCTGCCAACCAGCGCCGCCGTGAATAGCGCGCCAGCACAAGCTGTTGCGATAGCAGAATCCGCTGCCCCGCCGGCCCCGGCGCCCGAGCCGGCGGCCGCAGTGTTCCTGTCCTTTGACAGCACCGGCGCGCAGCAAACCCGGGTCGCCCGGGGCCTGCTGTATCGTGGATCGGAGCGTCCGGTTGATGCCGACAGTCTGGTCCGGGTCGCGTCCGTCTCCAAACTGGCGGTTGCGCTGGGGGTGATGCGGCTGGTGGACCAGCGTCGGCTCGATCTGGACGCGGATGTGTCCACCTATCTCGGCTGGCAGCTTCGCCACCCGGCGTATCCCGAACGGCCGATCACGCTCGCCATGCTGTTGTCGCACCGTTCGGGCCTTGCCGATTCGATTGATTATGTGCTGCCGCTCGATGCCGATCTCGAGGCTGAGCTGCGACGGCCGGAAGCATGGGAAGCCGCGCGCCGCCCCGGTGGCGGATTTCGCTATGCCAACATCAATTATCCGGTCATCGCCGCAGCCATGGAAGGCGCCACCGGTGAGCGGTTCGACCGGCTGATGCAGCGGCTGGTCTTTCAGCCATTGCGCATCGATGCCTGTTTCAACTGGACGACGTGCAGCGATACGGCGGTATCCCGGGCCGTAACCCTCTATCGCCCGACCGGCGAAGTGGCGCGGGATGATCTGAACGGTCAGCGGCCCGCCTGTCCGGTCGTCCCGGCCCGCGACGGCAGCTGTGATCTCGCCACCTATCGCCTGGCTCGCAATGGCGCGAGCTTTTCGCCTCAGGGCGGCATGCGCATTTCGATGCGCGGCCTCGCCCGGCTCGGCGAAGTGCTGTTGCGCGATGGGGACCGGTTCGTCAGCCGCCGCAGCTTCCACCGCATGACCCGGTTGCAAGCCGTGGCCGAGCCTGAGAGCGAGGGCGGCCTTTACTGTGGCTATGGCCTCGCGGTGCACAGCATCGGGCCGGCACGCGGGGATGCGGCCCGCTGGTGCCGCAGCGATCCGTTCGGCGATGCAACGCCCCAGATCGGCCATGCCGGGGAGGCCTATTCGTTGCGCTCGGGCCTGTTCGTTGATCCGGTGACCGGCACCGGCGTCGCCTGGTTCGTGACCCAGCAACCGGAATTCAACGCGCCGCTGGGGGCACGTTCCATCTATACGGCCGCTGAGGAAGCCATGTTCGCGGAAGCCGGCCTCACCGGTCCGCGCCCGGTCCAGCCCCGTCGCCGCTGA
- a CDS encoding SAM-dependent methyltransferase: MTEPTFQIRPIAYVRSTRRETVDDNWDAERATIILADGYGEEALAGLDGFSHVDILFLFDRVPLERIETGARHPRGRSDWPMVGIFAQRGKNRPNRIGLTTCRLLRISGRSLEVAGLDAIDGTPVIDIKPVMREFLPRGDISQPAWSQELMAGYWTDAPQ, from the coding sequence ATGACCGAGCCCACATTCCAGATCAGACCGATTGCTTACGTTCGCTCGACCCGCAGAGAGACGGTCGACGATAATTGGGATGCCGAACGGGCGACGATTATCCTGGCCGATGGCTATGGCGAGGAAGCGCTCGCCGGGTTGGACGGTTTCAGCCATGTCGACATCCTGTTCCTGTTCGATCGGGTGCCGCTAGAGCGGATCGAGACGGGAGCGCGGCATCCGCGCGGTCGCAGCGATTGGCCGATGGTCGGCATCTTTGCCCAGCGCGGCAAGAATCGGCCCAACCGGATCGGGCTGACGACCTGTCGGTTGCTGCGCATTTCCGGGCGCAGTCTCGAGGTCGCCGGCCTCGATGCGATTGACGGCACCCCGGTGATCGACATCAAACCCGTGATGCGGGAATTTCTGCCGCGCGGCGACATCAGCCAACCGGCCTGGTCACAAGAGCTGATGGCGGGCTATTGGACAGACGCGCCGCAATGA
- a CDS encoding EamA family transporter yields MTAIWLPATLLAALFQAWRTAVQQRVRADLSLNAAGLVRYLYGLPVGIVLLAAYLLWRGESLPAVGWIFLACAMAAGFAQIIGTNLLLMAFGYRNYVAGTAYAKTEAIQGALLSLLLLGERLALLTWAGIGVGVAGVILLSTGGARPRLADLAQPAALCGLGAGLGFTMTSIFVKLATRDIATDDLVLAALLTLVVVQAGQTLMQGSYVLLREPEQIAAVLRTWRVSAQVGALAALGSACWFTGFATAPVALVRTVGQVEVIFTLGFSRLYLKERVKRFEIGGLVLVGTGVALALWGGL; encoded by the coding sequence ATGACAGCCATCTGGCTCCCCGCCACGCTACTCGCGGCGCTGTTTCAGGCATGGCGGACGGCTGTGCAGCAACGGGTGCGGGCCGATTTGTCGCTCAACGCCGCCGGGCTGGTGCGCTATCTCTATGGCCTGCCGGTGGGGATCGTCCTGCTTGCCGCCTACCTGTTGTGGCGAGGGGAGAGCCTTCCGGCAGTCGGCTGGATCTTCCTCGCCTGTGCGATGGCGGCGGGCTTTGCCCAGATTATCGGCACTAACCTGCTGCTCATGGCGTTCGGCTATCGCAATTATGTGGCTGGCACCGCCTATGCCAAGACCGAGGCAATCCAGGGCGCTTTGCTTTCGCTGCTGCTGCTGGGGGAGCGGCTGGCGCTGCTGACCTGGGCCGGGATTGGCGTGGGTGTGGCGGGGGTGATCCTGTTGTCAACCGGGGGAGCGCGGCCGCGCCTCGCCGATCTCGCCCAGCCAGCCGCGCTGTGCGGACTGGGGGCGGGTCTTGGCTTCACCATGACCAGCATCTTCGTCAAGCTGGCGACGAGGGACATTGCCACCGATGATCTGGTGCTGGCGGCGCTGCTGACCCTCGTCGTGGTGCAGGCCGGGCAGACACTGATGCAGGGGAGCTATGTCCTCCTGCGCGAGCCCGAACAGATCGCCGCCGTCCTGCGGACATGGCGCGTCTCCGCACAGGTCGGCGCACTGGCGGCGCTCGGCTCGGCCTGCTGGTTCACCGGCTTTGCCACCGCGCCAGTCGCGCTCGTCCGCACGGTGGGGCAGGTCGAGGTGATCTTCACTCTCGGCTTCTCGCGCCTCTATCTCAAGGAACGGGTCAAGCGCTTCGAGATCGGCGGGCTGGTGCTGGTCGGCACCGGGGTGGCGCTGGCGCTGTGGGGTGGGCTGTGA
- a CDS encoding YdcH family protein, protein MSTRIFRLIERHARIDDALRLEQQRAGADWQRINELKRLKLRIKDMIHRFITRQRPARSGS, encoded by the coding sequence ATGTCCACACGCATTTTCCGATTGATCGAGCGCCATGCCCGCATCGATGATGCGCTGCGCCTGGAGCAGCAGCGCGCCGGGGCCGATTGGCAGCGCATCAATGAACTGAAGCGGCTCAAGCTCCGTATCAAGGACATGATCCACCGCTTCATCACCCGGCAGCGGCCAGCCCGCAGCGGCAGCTGA